The genomic interval CTACCGATTGTATAACGAGTATGATGACTAGTGCTCTTATAGGTGTAAATTCTGATTGCACGGATAATATAAGTAAGATAAATTCCACATATCCAGATAGTACTACCACCCCAGCCTCTTCCTCTTCTAATCATAATCCAGATAGTACTACCACCCCAGCCTCTTCCTCTTCTAATCATAATCCAGATAGTACTACCACCCCAGCCTCTTCCTCTTCTAATCATAATCCAGATAGTACTACCACCCCAGCCTCTTCCTCTTCTAATCATAATCCATACAATCTGAGTAAGAATAATCCATTTTATCATGAATTTCAAACTAAAAATAATACTACTAGTGACGATAGTATTTCTATATTTACATCCGAATCATCAAATCCAATTGATAGTAATTATGCTAGCGCTTTCACATCTCCCCCTCAAGACAACCCATCAACTTTTCTAAAATCTCCCCCTCAAGACAACCCATCAACTTTTCTAAAATCTCCCCCTCAAGACAACCCATCAACTTTTTCAGGATTACAACAACAGAGTATCAACCAACCCGTTTCTAATCCTTATTCGTTTCAATCTTTACATACCACAATTAACAAATATCCCAATATTGCTCCTAACCCTACTTCCACTCAAAGTGATATAGGGAGCTCTCTGGAAGGAAAGAATAAACATTCTAAAGAAATCTCTGAATGTTTTGATAGAGCCTTTAGCATAGACAATTATCTATCTGACTCCGAAATCATTGAATGTGCCAAAGATAGAGATAGTTTTTCTCAAAATAGCCTCAATAATTATGCTTTGAGCGACAAGATGGAGAATAATGATAACAAAGATAATGATGGAAAAACAGATAATAAACATTCTAAAGAAATCTCTGAATGTTTTGATAGAGCCTTTAGCATAGACAATTATCTATCTGACTCCGAAATCATTGAATGTGCCAAAGATAGAGATAGTTTTAAATAATTACCTTATCTCTATCGATTAATCAATCAGTTGCAATAATGACAATGTTTTCGCCTTTGATGAATATTTCTCCCATTTCTTGACTTTTATCTCCTTCGAAAACTTCCGTAGCATTTTCTAATGTGAGATTCATATATTGATCAAAACTTTTCAATTTGCCTTTAATAGTTCTCTTTCCCTTTAGTTTCAAGAGTATATCTTTATTTAAACTTCCCTGTAAAATATTGGTAGATTGATTATTAGGTGACGACAATAAAGTTAGATAATTTTTTTGATATTTAGGTTTAACTTTGGATACATTTATTAGATTTTGTATTTGATTAAAATGTCAGACCCAAGACCACGGTTCGATATTACGCAACGAACATTGTTTTCTTATTATACTCTTTGAACGTTCGATTGACTCTTCTTCATTCAATTTACCTTTCTTTAGATACTGTAAAAAAATTTCTTCATAAAGTTTTCTTGCTCTTTCTTCTGTAAATTCTTTGTAATTACTGTCCTTTTTATCTGATTTATTATCACACTTGCATTTAATCTGTGATTTTTCATCTGTTGAATTAGTCCCTTTTAAATCTTTATACTCTTCTTTGCAATCAATACAGTTCCAATCAAAAAAATTTTCATGTAAGTTGCATCTTGTCACAGATTAAAAAAAAATACATTATTATTTAACTTTTTAATAATTCTAATACTTAGGAATTACTAAACGCTCATTCTGAAGTGCCATAGTAGCTCAGCCTGGCAGAGCGAAGGTTTCGTAAACCTTAGGCCGTGGGTTCAAATCCCGCTTATGGCTTTCATACTACATAGTAATACTATGTTACCACTAATCTTACTTGGTCCATTTTTCTATTTCCTTGAAATTTTTTAGTAATATTCTTAATTTCTTTTGCGTCTCCGTAAAGAACAAATATTTCAAGGCATCTGTCCTTATCGATCTTATTGTGAATATGTGTATTAATTATCTTATCAAATCCATGTCGAATTTCACTGATTTCCTGATCTGACTTTTCATCATGTATTACTAATAAAACTGAATGTAGAATTCCTGACAATTCATCAATTCTTTTCTCTTCGAGAAGTAGATTTCTAACACTAGCCCTTACAATTTCTGATCTGCCTGAAAAACCCAGAAACTTTTGTAGCTTGTCTAGTTCTTGGATTATATTTTCATTCAGTGAAATGCTTATGATTGGCAATGCTTTTTATTAATTATGTTTTTGATAATATTTGTTTTCTTCAAGTTATTGATAATATCCTGAATAATTCTACCTCAATCATTTTTTAGTGGCGGTTCTATTTCTCTAATACTCAAGTTTTTAAAGTTCAATACTACATTATCAGCACGAAATGTGACGATGGGACCGGAATTTAAAACTATATGATCTTTGGATCTCCCGCAATTTGCGCTGTAAAAAACTTTGTCAGAACTACTTGCATACCATCCCCCATTATCTGTAATCTCAAAAACCTTGACCCAATGATTGGAGTTTGAGTTATCCAAGTATGATTCCATTTTTACAGCTGAATCGTTATTGATATTATATATGACCGTTTTCCAACCGATCCATCTGTTCATCAATGAATCGGTTACTTTAGGTACCGATTTTTCCTTTGTATATCCTCCCGTAAACCAGATTTCCTTTTTCCAGGCTGCAGAACCATCTGGATATATTCCCCCATGGAGTGATAACCCATGACACGGAAAATTTTCATTATGTTGATCAGTCCTTGAAACCCAATCTACATCGGTTATAATGCCTTTGCGAGGATTGATGATCGAATCAATTTTAACATATCCTGTAACTTCAATATTTTTCCATTCCTTCGATCCATCTAAAGTATCCACATTTATCCGTATTTTTTCATCTCTTATTTTCCAAGAACCATCGTCCTGTTTTGTTAGTCTAGGGTTAAAAGTAAAAGTTACATCTGGATCATTCTTAGGATTTGACATGTTAACAAACCATTCCCGACCGTCCAATTTGGTGGGGTAGATTTTTTCTATTCCGAATTGATCATTCATATCAAGAGTGTTATTTTCATCATTTGCCAAAACAACTGTAGAATTAAAAATATATAAAAAAGAAACAAACAAAAAGAAACAAACAAAAAGAAACATAAATGCTACTTTCATTGCCCACTTCATTTCTTCAAAATTTATACTAGCTAAACTGGTAAATAATAATATCGGGTTGTAGTATAACAACTCGTATTAAGAATTCGTTACCTTTCTTAATGATCTGTTCTTTAACTTTGACGTTGATAGTTTTAACATATTTACCCCAAAGAATATTCCTGCAGCCACTATTACTATCATGCCACTAGGTGTAATATTCCATTCGTAAGCCAATATTATTCCCAATATTACGGATGACAATGAGAAACATATGGACAATATTATGGTTTTTCTAAATCCATATCCTAATAGCAATGAAGAAACATTAGGGATAATTAAAAGTGATGAAACCATCAATACTCCAATCAAACGAATTGATATTACTATTGCAACAGTGGCCAAGGTGATAAATAAGATGTTTAATACAACCGTATTAATCCCATTCACTATTGCTTGTTCCTCGTTAAATACAAGGTATATCAATTTTTTATAAAAACAGATCACAAATGCTATAACAATTAAGCTAAGAATTAATGTAGTTATTGTTTCATCGATACTAACTAACAGTATGCTTCCAAAAAGATAGCTTGTGATGTCAATTGAAAATCCTCCTGATAAACTAATTAGTACCAATCCCATAGCCAATCCTAAGGATAGTAAGACAGAGATTGATGAATCGGCATAAATTCTCTTATTAGAATTCAATTTTATAATTGACAATCCTCCGATTATTGAAACAATCATAGATACCCAAATAGGGTTTGATTTTAAGAACAACCCTAATGCTATTCCGCCAAAGGCAACATGAGACATTGCGTCACCAAATAAAGAAAATCTCTTCAATATTAGAAACAATCCAATCAAAGAACAACTAATGGCTATTGCTATTCCAGACACTATGGCA from Candidatus Nitrosocosmicus hydrocola carries:
- a CDS encoding CopG family ribbon-helix-helix protein; this translates as MPIISISLNENIIQELDKLQKFLGFSGRSEIVRASVRNLLLEEKRIDELSGILHSVLLVIHDEKSDQEISEIRHGFDKIINTHIHNKIDKDRCLEIFVLYGDAKEIKNITKKFQGNRKMDQVRLVVT
- a CDS encoding metal ABC transporter permease, encoding MFEVFQFEFMQRAIVSGIAIAISCSLIGLFLILKRFSLFGDAMSHVAFGGIALGLFLKSNPIWVSMIVSIIGGLSIIKLNSNKRIYADSSISVLLSLGLAMGLVLISLSGGFSIDITSYLFGSILLVSIDETITTLILSLIVIAFVICFYKKLIYLVFNEEQAIVNGINTVVLNILFITLATVAIVISIRLIGVLMVSSLLIIPNVSSLLLGYGFRKTIILSICFSLSSVILGIILAYEWNITPSGMIVIVAAGIFFGVNMLKLSTSKLKNRSLRKVTNS
- a CDS encoding LSM domain-containing protein; this encodes MSSPNNQSTNILQGSLNKDILLKLKGKRTIKGKLKSFDQYMNLTLENATEVFEGDKSQEMGEIFIKGENIVIIATD